A stretch of Methylogaea oryzae DNA encodes these proteins:
- a CDS encoding M23 family metallopeptidase, with protein MSASAAHARKMYKFQDDLGRWHYSDAKPQEGMAKSLEVSQVAMDPATAVSLENRDAEGRRQVFASNRWAGPVEVEVTPLEVVNMLVEPPLPHRFVLAGGAVAAPIIDMRLADSRQTGTVRYGYRYTPGDPSAQPEENHAYLPPIAPGSTYAISQGFFGAFSHQGAQNRYAIDIAMPEGTPVHAMRDGVVMAVENDFYESGVKDKLQSRANHIRILHDDGGMAVYAHLALESTQVSQGQKVVAGQLIAHSGRTGYASGPHLHVVIQRNKGMELESMPFLFRYPDGSVREPKEGDVLQGAVVGRP; from the coding sequence ATGTCGGCATCCGCCGCCCACGCCAGGAAAATGTACAAATTCCAGGACGACCTGGGGCGTTGGCATTACAGCGACGCCAAGCCCCAGGAGGGAATGGCCAAATCGCTGGAAGTGTCGCAGGTGGCGATGGATCCGGCCACGGCCGTGTCATTGGAGAACCGCGACGCCGAGGGGCGGCGCCAAGTGTTCGCCAGCAATCGCTGGGCCGGTCCGGTGGAGGTGGAGGTGACGCCTTTGGAGGTGGTCAATATGCTCGTCGAGCCGCCTTTGCCCCATCGCTTCGTGCTGGCCGGGGGCGCCGTCGCCGCGCCCATTATCGACATGCGCCTGGCCGATTCCCGCCAAACCGGCACGGTTCGTTACGGCTACCGGTATACGCCGGGCGATCCCTCGGCCCAGCCCGAAGAAAATCATGCCTACCTTCCGCCCATTGCGCCGGGCAGCACTTACGCGATATCGCAGGGATTTTTTGGCGCATTCAGCCACCAAGGCGCGCAAAACCGGTATGCGATCGACATCGCCATGCCGGAAGGGACGCCGGTCCACGCGATGCGGGACGGCGTGGTGATGGCGGTGGAAAACGATTTCTATGAAAGCGGCGTCAAGGACAAGCTGCAATCCCGCGCCAACCACATCCGCATTCTGCACGACGACGGCGGCATGGCGGTTTATGCCCATTTGGCACTGGAGAGCACGCAGGTGTCCCAGGGGCAGAAAGTCGTTGCCGGCCAGCTTATCGCGCATTCGGGCAGGACCGGCTACGCCAGCGGCCCCCACCTGCACGTGGTCATTCAGCGTAACAAAGGCATGGAATTGGAGTCCATGCCGTTCCTGTTCCGCTATCCGGACGGGAGTGTGCGCGAACCGAAGGAGGGGGATGTGTTGCAGGGCGCCGTCGTCGGCCGTCCCTGA
- a CDS encoding cytochrome P450 produces MDFTSPAFIADPYPVYSQLRQAGPLHSLMPGLWLATRYRVADAILRDARFGKDYLSGVARRYGPERSQNPVFATVNRFLLLMNPPEHTRLRALVSKAFGVKQAAELRRLTETAADRLIGDFYRDGRADLAAAFAYPLPMAVICALMGIRADDAQLFQQESQALVKVFELTPLNDADLKAAESAASTFATYFGDILASRRRRPCDGLVSLMLKAEEGQDRLTEKEIIANTTLLFMAGHETTANMIGNALLALFRHPEQLARLRDDWSLLPQAVNEALRYDSSVHLAARVALQDLDVDGVAVAKGDTVYINLGAANRDPEVFPDPDSFRIDRAATANPLSFGGGAHYCLGARLARIELETALAALLQRLPGLRLENLEAPVWRATTTVRGLESLWATWNP; encoded by the coding sequence ATGGATTTCACCTCCCCCGCCTTTATCGCCGATCCCTATCCCGTCTATAGCCAATTGCGCCAAGCCGGCCCGCTGCATAGCCTGATGCCCGGCCTTTGGCTGGCGACCCGCTACCGAGTCGCGGACGCCATTTTGCGCGACGCGCGTTTCGGCAAGGATTATTTGTCCGGCGTGGCGCGGCGTTATGGGCCGGAGCGCTCGCAAAACCCGGTGTTCGCCACCGTCAACCGCTTCCTGCTGCTCATGAACCCGCCCGAGCACACCCGCTTGCGCGCCCTGGTCAGCAAGGCCTTCGGCGTCAAACAAGCGGCGGAACTGCGACGCTTGACCGAAACGGCGGCCGACCGGCTCATCGGCGATTTTTACCGCGACGGCCGCGCCGACTTGGCCGCGGCCTTCGCCTATCCCCTGCCCATGGCGGTGATTTGCGCCCTCATGGGCATCCGCGCCGACGACGCCCAACTGTTCCAGCAGGAAAGCCAAGCCCTGGTGAAAGTATTCGAGCTGACGCCGTTGAACGATGCCGACCTGAAAGCGGCGGAATCCGCCGCTTCAACTTTCGCGACTTATTTCGGCGACATCCTCGCCTCCCGCCGTCGCCGCCCCTGCGATGGACTGGTATCCCTCATGCTCAAGGCGGAAGAAGGCCAGGACCGCCTCACCGAAAAGGAAATCATCGCCAATACCACGCTATTGTTCATGGCCGGCCATGAAACCACCGCCAACATGATCGGCAACGCCCTGCTGGCCCTGTTCCGCCACCCGGAGCAACTGGCGCGGCTGCGCGACGACTGGTCGCTGCTGCCCCAGGCGGTCAACGAGGCGCTGCGCTACGACAGCTCGGTGCATTTGGCCGCCCGCGTGGCTTTGCAGGATCTGGACGTGGACGGCGTAGCGGTCGCCAAGGGGGACACCGTCTACATCAACCTGGGCGCCGCCAACCGCGACCCGGAAGTCTTCCCCGATCCGGACAGCTTCCGCATCGACCGCGCCGCCACCGCCAATCCGCTGTCCTTCGGCGGCGGCGCCCACTATTGCCTGGGCGCGCGCCTGGCGCGCATCGAACTGGAAACGGCCCTGGCCGCCTTGCTGCAACGGCTGCCCGGCTTGCGGCTGGAAAACCTCGAGGCGCCGGTGTGGCGCGCCACCACCACGGTGCGGGGCCTGGAGAGCCTGTGGGCCACATGGAACCCGTAG
- the ampD gene encoding 1,6-anhydro-N-acetylmuramyl-L-alanine amidase AmpD: protein MEPVDISGDGWLAAARRVSSPNCDARPDPADISLIVVHCISLPPGEFGGPWIDQLFTNSLPANGHPYFADVHHLKVSAHALIRRDGSVTQYVPFQQRAWHAGVSRYQGRERCNDFSIGIELEGTETEPYTAPQYTALAMLAACLLRRYPALTQERIAGHSDIAPGRKTDPGDSFDWAGFRRLLREKLADNGSA, encoded by the coding sequence ATGGAACCCGTAGACATTTCCGGCGACGGCTGGTTGGCGGCAGCGCGGCGCGTGTCCTCGCCCAATTGCGATGCCCGTCCCGACCCGGCGGATATTTCGCTCATCGTCGTTCACTGCATCAGCCTGCCGCCGGGGGAATTCGGCGGCCCCTGGATCGATCAACTGTTCACCAACAGCCTGCCGGCGAACGGCCATCCCTATTTCGCCGACGTGCACCACCTGAAAGTATCGGCCCACGCGCTGATCCGCCGCGACGGCTCGGTAACGCAGTACGTGCCGTTCCAGCAGCGCGCCTGGCACGCCGGGGTTTCCCGCTACCAAGGCCGCGAGCGGTGCAACGATTTTTCCATCGGCATCGAGCTGGAAGGCACGGAAACCGAACCCTACACCGCCCCCCAATACACCGCCTTGGCGATGCTGGCGGCATGCCTATTGCGGCGCTACCCCGCGCTGACGCAGGAGCGCATCGCCGGCCACAGCGATATCGCCCCCGGCCGCAAGACCGATCCGGGCGACAGTTTCGATTGGGCCGGATTTAGGCGCTTGCTGCGGGAAAAACTGGCGGATAATGGGTCCGCCTGA
- a CDS encoding exosortase system-associated protein, TIGR04073 family, with protein MAKPYGWLLLLGCLSAAGAAEAEGYLDAVTDKALRGAGNIAYGWMEIPKNMVNEVDRNGVLYVPVGLGKGLLYMAGRALIGVADLATLPLPSAPLAQPPLAWNLTDRETRFFGQDDAR; from the coding sequence ATGGCGAAACCGTATGGCTGGCTGCTGTTGCTGGGCTGTTTATCCGCGGCCGGCGCCGCCGAAGCGGAGGGCTATCTCGACGCCGTCACCGACAAAGCCCTGCGGGGAGCCGGCAATATCGCCTACGGCTGGATGGAAATCCCCAAGAACATGGTCAACGAGGTCGACCGCAACGGCGTCCTTTACGTCCCCGTCGGACTGGGCAAAGGCTTGCTCTACATGGCCGGGCGGGCGCTGATCGGCGTGGCCGATCTGGCGACGTTGCCGCTGCCCAGCGCTCCCCTGGCGCAACCGCCGCTGGCTTGGAACCTAACCGATCGGGAAACCCGCTTTTTCGGCCAGGACGACGCCCGCTGA
- a CDS encoding DMT family transporter, protein MHSKPDKPRERRSTRWIGPLCVLGSAVGFSAKAIFVKLVYPYGVDAITVLALRMLLALPFFLVLACWPRPGEEHPSRLRNRDWLAVAGLGLIGYYLSSLLDFYGLFYISAGLERLILFLYPTLVLVISAAVLRQSVSRRQWTALAFSYAGIGLAFVHDLSLGRQEQVLLGGALVFGAALTYAVYILGSSRYIRRLGVSRFTGVAMISATAGVLTHFAQAKPWSDLQQPQAVMLPIVLMALLGTVMPSIFLSEGLRRIGPARTALLSSIGPVVTIGLGHAVLGEPVSLQQLAGAALVMAGVGLVTVAKR, encoded by the coding sequence ATGCATTCCAAGCCCGACAAGCCTAGGGAGCGCCGATCAACCCGCTGGATCGGGCCGTTGTGCGTGCTGGGATCAGCCGTGGGGTTTTCCGCCAAGGCGATTTTCGTCAAGCTGGTTTATCCCTACGGGGTGGACGCCATCACCGTGCTGGCATTGCGCATGCTGCTAGCCCTGCCGTTTTTCCTGGTACTGGCCTGTTGGCCGCGCCCAGGCGAGGAACACCCCAGCCGGCTGCGAAACCGCGATTGGCTGGCGGTGGCCGGCCTGGGCCTGATCGGCTACTACCTCTCCAGCTTGCTGGATTTCTACGGCCTGTTTTACATCAGCGCCGGGCTGGAGCGGTTGATCCTGTTCCTTTACCCTACCCTGGTGCTGGTGATTTCCGCCGCCGTGCTGCGGCAGTCGGTCAGCCGGCGCCAATGGACGGCCCTGGCGTTCAGCTATGCCGGCATCGGCTTGGCCTTCGTCCACGACCTGAGCCTGGGCCGGCAAGAGCAAGTCTTGCTGGGCGGTGCCTTGGTATTCGGCGCGGCGCTGACTTATGCCGTGTACATCCTAGGCAGCAGCCGCTACATCCGTCGCCTGGGGGTGAGCCGTTTCACCGGCGTCGCCATGATCTCCGCCACGGCGGGCGTGCTGACCCATTTCGCCCAGGCGAAACCATGGTCCGATCTGCAGCAACCGCAGGCGGTCATGCTGCCCATTGTGCTGATGGCCCTGCTGGGCACGGTGATGCCGTCGATTTTCCTCAGCGAGGGCTTGCGCCGCATCGGCCCCGCCCGCACAGCCCTGCTCAGCAGCATCGGTCCTGTGGTCACCATCGGCCTGGGCCACGCCGTGTTGGGCGAGCCGGTGTCCTTGCAGCAGCTGGCCGGCGCGGCGCTGGTCATGGCCGGGGTGGGCCTGGTCACGGTGGCGAAGCGCTGA
- a CDS encoding peroxiredoxin, which produces MLQKKQIAPAFNVLNQDGQAVSLADYRGKKHVVLYFYPKDDTPGCTIEANQFTALAKEFAELDTVVFGVSKDDCESHRAFIGKYGLAVQLLADTSGELCESYGVWQEREKDGVKRMAIVRSTFIIDKDGVLQEVIYGVTPDGHAREILEKIRAGLR; this is translated from the coding sequence ATGTTGCAGAAAAAACAAATCGCGCCGGCGTTCAACGTGTTGAACCAGGACGGCCAGGCGGTCAGTTTGGCCGACTATCGCGGCAAAAAACACGTGGTGCTCTATTTCTATCCCAAGGACGATACGCCGGGATGCACCATCGAAGCCAACCAATTCACCGCCCTGGCCAAGGAGTTCGCCGAGCTGGACACGGTGGTGTTCGGCGTCAGCAAGGACGACTGCGAAAGCCATCGGGCCTTTATCGGCAAGTACGGGTTGGCTGTGCAATTGTTGGCCGATACCTCCGGCGAGTTGTGCGAAAGCTACGGCGTATGGCAGGAGCGGGAAAAAGACGGCGTCAAGAGGATGGCCATCGTTCGTTCCACCTTTATCATCGACAAGGACGGCGTGCTGCAAGAGGTGATTTACGGCGTGACCCCTGACGGCCATGCGCGGGAAATCCTGGAAAAAATCCGGGCCGGATTGCGCTAG
- the rpiA gene encoding ribose-5-phosphate isomerase RpiA, with amino-acid sequence MNDKELVARHAASWVEDGMLVGLGTGSTADCFIGELARRRKEEGLQVTAVASSVISAIKARALGLPLVALEQVARLDLYVDGADEVTPELTLLKGRGADLVREKLLATAADRFLVLVDGSKLVSRIGERFAVPVEVMPFAWQMVKRRLESLGGSGDLRPNAAKDGLAVTSHGSLVLDMAFAPALDAETLDNLLCRTPGVVEHGIFRGLASAVLVAADGLVEERWAAVR; translated from the coding sequence ATGAACGATAAAGAACTTGTCGCGCGCCACGCCGCCAGCTGGGTCGAGGATGGGATGCTGGTGGGACTCGGCACCGGTTCGACCGCCGACTGTTTCATCGGGGAACTGGCGAGACGCCGGAAGGAAGAGGGTTTGCAGGTTACCGCCGTGGCGAGTTCGGTGATCAGCGCCATTAAGGCGCGTGCGCTGGGTTTGCCCTTGGTGGCGCTGGAACAGGTGGCCCGCCTGGACTTGTACGTGGACGGCGCCGACGAAGTGACGCCGGAGCTGACCCTGTTGAAAGGCCGTGGCGCCGACTTGGTGCGCGAGAAGCTGTTGGCGACGGCGGCCGATAGGTTTCTGGTGTTGGTCGATGGGAGTAAGCTGGTGTCGCGTATCGGCGAACGCTTCGCCGTCCCGGTGGAAGTGATGCCTTTCGCTTGGCAAATGGTCAAGCGCCGGCTGGAATCGCTGGGCGGGAGCGGCGATCTGCGCCCGAACGCCGCCAAGGACGGGCTGGCGGTCACTTCCCACGGCAGCCTGGTTCTCGATATGGCGTTCGCTCCGGCGTTGGATGCCGAAACGCTCGACAACCTCCTGTGCCGTACGCCGGGCGTGGTGGAGCACGGCATTTTCCGAGGGTTGGCGAGCGCGGTGTTGGTTGCGGCCGACGGCTTGGTGGAAGAGCGCTGGGCGGCGGTTCGTTAA
- a CDS encoding DUF2905 domain-containing protein, which produces MNSGKFFVLAGLAMVAVGLALSYAPGLFSWFGRLPGDIRIEEENRYVFIPITSMIVISLALTLILNLFFRR; this is translated from the coding sequence ATGAACAGCGGTAAATTTTTCGTCCTCGCCGGACTGGCGATGGTGGCCGTGGGATTGGCGTTAAGCTACGCGCCGGGCCTGTTTTCCTGGTTCGGCCGTTTGCCGGGGGATATCCGCATCGAGGAAGAAAACCGCTACGTCTTCATCCCCATCACCTCCATGATCGTCATCAGCCTGGCCCTGACGTTGATCCTCAATCTATTTTTCCGCCGCTGA
- a CDS encoding YMGG-like glycine zipper-containing protein, producing the protein MKTKLPVVVAAVFLSGCADTPYYGYNGYNGYGGGPRPGLSNAVKGAGIGALGGAAIGAMSSENRTEGALVGAGVGAVVGGGAGYYMDRQEEQRRQAQSPWAPPPGY; encoded by the coding sequence ATGAAAACCAAACTCCCCGTCGTTGTCGCCGCCGTTTTCTTAAGCGGCTGCGCCGACACCCCTTACTACGGTTACAACGGATATAACGGCTACGGTGGCGGGCCTCGCCCGGGCCTCAGCAATGCGGTCAAAGGCGCGGGCATCGGCGCCTTGGGCGGCGCGGCTATCGGCGCGATGTCTTCCGAAAACCGCACGGAAGGCGCGCTGGTCGGCGCCGGCGTGGGTGCCGTGGTGGGAGGCGGCGCCGGCTATTACATGGATCGGCAGGAGGAACAACGCCGGCAAGCACAGTCCCCGTGGGCGCCGCCCCCGGGCTATTGA
- a CDS encoding carbon starvation CstA family protein, translating into MNIRGWITWAAVALLGASAVGGIALNRGESINSLWFVTAAVCVYALGYRFYSAFVAAKVLVLDASRATPAERFNDGRDFMPTNKWVVFGHHFAAIAGPGPLIGPTLAAQFGYLPGTLWILIGAVLGGCVQDFVTLFFSLRRDGRSLGQMARDELGIIGGTAALFGVMMIMVILIAVLGLVVVNAMKHSPWATSTVAATIPIAVLIGLYMRNIRPGRVLEATAIGVALLILSVVSGGWIDADQTLRGWFDFDGPQLALMIIGYGFAAAVLPVWLLLAPRDYLSTFMKLGTIAALAVAIVILHPEVKMPAVTQFIDGSGPIFGGKLFPFVFITIACGAISGFHALISSGTTPKLLANEGDARFIGYGAMMMESFVAVMAMIAATVLEPGVYFAINSPAGVVGADAAAAVAKISGWGFPVTVEQMQFLAKEMGEATLFARTGGAPSLAVGMASLFAAAFGDKMLSLWYHFAIMFEALFILTTLDAGTRVARFMLQDMLGNWVPALGRTSWYPGVLFTSGLVVAGWGYFLYMGTIDPLGGINSLWPLFGIANQMLAAIALCVATTILVKSGKTRYSWVTGAPLAWLVTITSCAAWEKLFSPQLNVGFLAQAADLADKLAAGKGDAAKLTQLIFNSYLDAALTAFFLVVTWVLVLDMLRVCYCAANGKEHPPLSETPHIPSRLVEDWVRD; encoded by the coding sequence ATGAATATCAGGGGTTGGATTACCTGGGCGGCCGTCGCCTTGCTCGGCGCTTCCGCCGTGGGCGGGATCGCCCTCAACCGGGGCGAGAGCATCAACAGCCTGTGGTTCGTCACGGCGGCGGTGTGTGTCTACGCGCTGGGTTATCGCTTCTACAGCGCTTTCGTCGCCGCCAAAGTGCTGGTGTTGGACGCAAGCCGCGCCACGCCGGCGGAACGCTTCAACGACGGCCGGGATTTCATGCCGACGAACAAATGGGTTGTGTTCGGCCACCACTTCGCCGCCATCGCCGGCCCCGGCCCTTTGATCGGGCCGACCCTGGCGGCGCAGTTCGGCTATTTGCCGGGCACCCTCTGGATACTCATCGGCGCGGTACTGGGCGGCTGCGTGCAAGACTTTGTCACGCTGTTCTTTTCGCTACGCCGCGACGGCCGCTCCCTGGGACAGATGGCCCGGGACGAGTTGGGGATCATCGGCGGCACGGCGGCCCTGTTCGGCGTGATGATGATCATGGTGATCCTCATCGCCGTGTTGGGCCTGGTGGTGGTGAACGCCATGAAACATAGTCCGTGGGCCACTTCCACCGTGGCGGCCACCATTCCGATCGCCGTGCTGATCGGCCTGTACATGCGCAATATCCGCCCCGGCAGGGTGTTGGAAGCTACCGCCATCGGCGTGGCCTTGCTGATTTTGTCGGTGGTGAGCGGCGGTTGGATCGACGCAGACCAAACCTTGCGCGGCTGGTTCGATTTCGACGGCCCGCAGCTGGCTTTGATGATCATCGGCTACGGTTTCGCCGCCGCGGTGCTGCCGGTGTGGCTGCTGCTGGCGCCGCGCGACTACCTGTCCACCTTTATGAAGCTGGGCACCATCGCGGCTTTGGCGGTCGCTATCGTCATCCTGCACCCGGAAGTGAAAATGCCGGCGGTGACCCAGTTTATCGACGGCAGCGGCCCCATTTTCGGCGGCAAGCTGTTTCCCTTCGTTTTCATCACCATCGCTTGCGGCGCCATTTCCGGCTTTCACGCGCTGATTTCCTCGGGCACCACGCCCAAGCTGTTGGCCAACGAAGGGGACGCCCGCTTCATCGGCTACGGCGCCATGATGATGGAGTCTTTCGTCGCCGTCATGGCGATGATCGCCGCGACGGTTTTAGAGCCGGGCGTGTATTTCGCTATCAACTCGCCGGCCGGCGTGGTGGGGGCGGACGCTGCCGCGGCCGTCGCCAAGATTTCCGGTTGGGGCTTTCCGGTGACGGTGGAGCAGATGCAATTTCTCGCCAAGGAAATGGGAGAGGCCACCCTGTTCGCCCGCACCGGCGGCGCGCCGTCCCTGGCGGTGGGCATGGCTTCCCTGTTCGCCGCGGCGTTCGGGGATAAGATGCTGTCGCTGTGGTATCACTTCGCCATCATGTTCGAGGCGCTGTTCATCCTGACGACCCTGGACGCCGGCACTCGCGTCGCGCGTTTCATGTTGCAGGACATGCTGGGCAATTGGGTTCCCGCTTTGGGCCGCACGTCCTGGTATCCCGGCGTATTATTCACCTCGGGCCTGGTTGTGGCGGGGTGGGGGTATTTCCTCTACATGGGCACTATCGATCCCCTCGGCGGTATCAACAGCCTGTGGCCCTTGTTCGGCATCGCCAATCAAATGCTGGCGGCCATCGCCTTGTGCGTGGCGACGACGATTTTGGTGAAGTCGGGTAAAACCCGATATTCCTGGGTGACGGGCGCGCCCTTGGCCTGGCTCGTGACCATCACCAGTTGCGCCGCGTGGGAAAAGCTGTTCAGCCCGCAGTTGAATGTGGGCTTCCTGGCCCAGGCGGCCGACCTGGCGGATAAGCTGGCGGCGGGAAAAGGCGACGCGGCCAAGTTGACCCAATTGATTTTCAACAGCTATTTGGATGCCGCCTTGACGGCGTTTTTCTTGGTCGTCACCTGGGTGCTGGTGCTGGACATGCTGCGGGTATGCTACTGCGCGGCGAACGGCAAGGAACATCCTCCCCTCAGCGAAACGCCTCATATCCCCAGCCGCCTGGTGGAGGACTGGGTGAGGGATTAA
- the rimO gene encoding 30S ribosomal protein S12 methylthiotransferase RimO has translation MTTPRIGFISLGCPKALVDSERILTKLRAEGYDLVNTYKDADLVVVNTCGFIDAAVEESLDAIGEAMRENGKVIVTGCLGAAREDEIRARHPQLLKITGAHAYEEVVSAVHEHVPAPHDPFTSLVPPQGIKLTPRHYAYLKISEGCNHRCTFCIIPSLRGDLVSRPIGEVMEEAQRLTDAGVKELLVVSQDTSAYGVDLGYRTGFWDGRPIKTRFYELAKALGDLGPWIRLHYVYPYPHVDEVIPLMAEGKVLPYLDIPFQHASPRILQAMKRPAAAEKVLERIHRWRDICPDIVLRSTFIVGFPGETEEDFQMLLDFLEEAQLDRVGCFTYSPVQGAVANDLPDQLPESLKEERLARFMEVQSRISTAKLEQRVGGVETVLVDEVVEEGAVARSPADAPDIDGLVFIDGATHLKVGEFVDVEIEETDEHDMWAHLI, from the coding sequence ATGACCACACCCCGCATCGGTTTCATCAGCCTCGGCTGCCCCAAGGCCTTGGTGGACAGCGAACGCATCCTCACCAAACTGCGCGCCGAAGGCTACGACTTGGTGAACACCTACAAGGACGCCGACCTGGTGGTGGTGAACACCTGCGGTTTCATCGACGCCGCGGTGGAGGAGTCCCTGGACGCCATCGGCGAGGCCATGCGCGAGAACGGCAAGGTGATCGTCACCGGCTGCCTCGGCGCCGCCCGCGAGGACGAAATCCGCGCCCGCCATCCGCAGCTGCTGAAAATCACCGGCGCCCACGCCTACGAGGAGGTGGTTTCGGCGGTGCACGAGCACGTGCCGGCGCCCCACGATCCTTTCACCAGCCTGGTGCCGCCGCAAGGCATCAAGCTGACGCCGCGCCACTACGCCTATCTGAAGATTTCCGAAGGCTGCAACCACCGTTGCACTTTCTGCATCATCCCTTCCCTGCGCGGCGACTTGGTCAGCCGACCCATCGGCGAGGTGATGGAGGAGGCGCAGCGTCTCACCGACGCCGGCGTGAAGGAGCTGTTGGTGGTGTCGCAAGATACCAGCGCCTACGGCGTGGACCTGGGCTACCGCACCGGCTTCTGGGACGGACGGCCCATCAAGACGCGCTTCTACGAACTGGCGAAAGCCCTGGGCGATCTCGGGCCATGGATACGGCTGCACTACGTCTATCCCTATCCCCACGTGGACGAGGTGATTCCGCTGATGGCCGAGGGGAAGGTGCTGCCCTACCTGGACATTCCCTTCCAGCACGCCAGCCCGCGCATCCTGCAAGCCATGAAGCGGCCGGCGGCGGCGGAAAAGGTGCTGGAGCGCATCCACCGCTGGCGCGACATCTGCCCGGACATCGTGCTGCGCAGCACTTTCATTGTCGGTTTCCCCGGCGAGACGGAGGAAGACTTCCAGATGCTGCTGGACTTCCTCGAAGAGGCCCAATTGGATCGGGTGGGCTGTTTCACCTATTCGCCGGTGCAAGGTGCGGTGGCAAACGACCTGCCGGACCAATTGCCGGAATCACTGAAGGAAGAGCGCCTGGCCCGCTTCATGGAAGTGCAGTCGCGCATCAGCACCGCCAAGCTGGAGCAGCGCGTCGGCGGAGTGGAAACGGTGTTGGTGGACGAGGTGGTGGAGGAAGGCGCCGTGGCCCGTAGCCCGGCCGACGCGCCGGACATCGACGGCCTGGTGTTCATCGACGGCGCTACCCACCTCAAGGTGGGCGAATTCGTGGACGTGGAAATCGAAGAAACCGACGAACACGATATGTGGGCGCATTTGATTTGA
- a CDS encoding EthD family reductase — MIKVSMLYPNKEGGRFDVDYYLGHHVPLSVSRFGAALKGYSVEQGINAGLSGSRPPYLFASHLLFDSLEAFHAAFEPHAEELMLDMHNYTDIEMLVQISEVKVSG, encoded by the coding sequence GTGATAAAAGTCAGCATGCTTTATCCCAACAAGGAAGGCGGCCGGTTCGATGTGGATTATTACCTGGGCCATCACGTGCCGCTGTCGGTCAGCCGGTTCGGAGCGGCGCTGAAGGGCTATTCGGTGGAGCAAGGCATTAACGCCGGGCTGTCGGGCTCTCGTCCGCCCTATTTGTTCGCCAGCCATTTGCTTTTCGATTCGCTGGAGGCCTTCCATGCCGCCTTCGAGCCCCATGCGGAAGAGCTGATGCTGGACATGCACAACTACACCGACATCGAAATGCTGGTTCAAATCAGCGAGGTGAAGGTATCCGGTTGA
- a CDS encoding quinoprotein dehydrogenase-associated putative ABC transporter substrate-binding protein: MSVCSAQAADAFRVCADPSNLPFSDKQGDGFENQIAGLFAKALHQPLEYMWFPQRIGFIRNTLKAKQPDNDKAYLCDVVMGYPEEFDQVVTTKPYYRSTYALVYAKRAPGLAKLKSAADLDALDADSRANLKIAMFDQSAGTPWLIKHGLADNAIPYPSMSGDAEKNTAEIIKDDMAAGKVDLAVLWGPIAAYVVSHTPKGQFAMLPLRSEEGIRFDFAMSMGVRHGDDERKKQLDQLIEGKSKEIKAILKRFGIPLVNKDGSLIK, encoded by the coding sequence TTGTCCGTTTGTTCCGCCCAGGCCGCCGACGCTTTCCGCGTTTGCGCCGATCCCTCCAACCTGCCGTTTTCCGACAAGCAGGGCGACGGGTTCGAAAACCAGATCGCCGGACTTTTCGCCAAGGCCTTGCATCAGCCGCTGGAATACATGTGGTTTCCCCAGCGCATCGGCTTTATCCGCAACACTCTCAAAGCCAAACAGCCGGATAACGACAAGGCGTATTTGTGCGACGTGGTCATGGGGTATCCGGAAGAATTCGACCAAGTCGTCACCACCAAGCCCTATTACCGTTCCACCTATGCGCTGGTCTATGCCAAGCGCGCGCCGGGGTTGGCTAAGCTGAAATCGGCGGCCGATTTGGACGCATTGGACGCCGACAGCCGCGCCAACTTGAAAATCGCCATGTTCGACCAGAGCGCCGGTACCCCGTGGCTCATCAAGCACGGCTTGGCGGACAACGCCATTCCGTATCCGTCCATGAGCGGCGACGCCGAAAAGAACACCGCCGAAATCATCAAGGACGACATGGCCGCCGGCAAAGTGGATTTGGCCGTGTTGTGGGGGCCGATCGCCGCCTACGTCGTATCGCACACGCCCAAAGGCCAGTTCGCCATGCTGCCGCTCCGGTCGGAAGAAGGCATACGCTTCGATTTCGCTATGTCCATGGGGGTACGGCACGGCGACGACGAGAGGAAAAAGCAGTTGGATCAGCTGATCGAAGGGAAGTCCAAGGAGATCAAGGCGATTTTGAAAAGGTTCGGAATTCCGCTCGTGAATAAGGACGGCAGCTTGATCAAGTAG